CCAATACGTCTGTTCAGTCCCACCCACTGTAAAAGAGCTGCACATATGTGCTGAGAATATCCACGATCAAAGAATAGGTGTTCCTGAGATTCAATCACTGCATTTTCACATAAAACACAGTCTGTTTGCACTTGTATGCCCCATTTGCTCAATCTATCAACTGTTGAGAGCCTTTGGTGCAATTCTAACCATATAATAAATTGGTGCCTAGGTATAGGGCCTTGAACTAGCACTAAGGATTTCCAGTTCACCTTTGGGTACTAAGGAAGCATCATCCCATAAGCAGTTTTTATACTGTACTTCCCCTCTTTTATGTGGAGCTGTAGTGCATGTATGACAGAGACTGCACCTGTAGAGAACCATCCTCTAGCAGCAAGTATCTTCCTGACTATCCAACTGGATTGTTTTGGAATAACCATGTCCTCCATTCTTTTACCCTTGATATAGTAACTATGTATCCAAAGAACCCAAAACTTATCTTTCTTCATGGCTACTGCCCAGAGTAACTTACTAATAGCAGCTTTGTTCCAGGTGTAAAAGTCAAGTATGTTTAACCCTCCAGCTGATTTGGGCTTACACAATGTTTCCCAAGAAACTAAAGCTTTCCTGGAATTTTCTTTAGAACCAGACCATAAAAAACTTCTACATATGCTAGTCACCGGTGCATGAACCTTCTTAGGTAGGAGGAACACTTATGCCCAATATGTTTGCATTTCAAATAGGACACTCTTGATGAGCTGCAATCTGCTCCCATATGAGAGAAATCTAGATTTCCAACACTTGACTCTAGCAGCAATCTTTTCCACTAGTGGCATACACTGACCAATAATCAACTTTCTAGAAGATAATGGTACACCCAAATATTTGAAAGGTATCTCCCCCACAGTGAAGTGAAACTTATCTATCAAATCAGAAATAAAGTCAGGTGTAACTCTAGCAATATACAAACAACTTTTCTCCATATTTGCTTTGAGCCTTGAGATTTCTGAAAAATGCTCAAAACATTGTAGCATCATTTGTATATAATGGCTATCAGCTCTAAAACATAACAGTAAATCATCAGCAAAACATATATGTATTAAGTCTAGTTTTTCACATCTGGGATGGAAATTAAAATCAGGCTGCATCCTCATCATCTTAAGTGATCTATTCAAGTACTCCATAGTCAAGACAAAAAGGTAAGGGGAGGGTCCCCTTGCCTCAGCCCCTTCTTGGCTTGGAAACTAGGTGTAAGTCCTCCATTCAGCAGCAGTGAGTAATTGACAGTGCTCACACAACGCATTATCAACTCAACTAACTTATATGGAATCCCAAACTCCAACAAAACCATTTTTAAAAAAGGCCACTCAACAGAATCATATGCTTTTCTGATATCCACCTTAATTATGCACCTAGGTGACACTCCCTTGTTATTATAGCCTTTGATCAGTTCATGAGCTACAATGACATTATCTAAGGTATTTCTCCCTTCAATAAAAGCAGGTTGTGAAGGACCCACAATGAAGTCCATTACTGTCTTGAGCTTGGCAGTTAGAATCATGGCAATTAATTTGTAGAGTGTGGTGCAACATACAATCGGCCTAAAATCTTTGACATAGGTAGGGACAGTTACCTTAGGCACCAAGGTCACAGTAGTACAGTTCACAGCTTTCAAGAGTTTACCATTAATACCGCGTAAGCCCCATTAAATGAGGATGTGTTTCTTATCatttttgttttaaatatttGGAGCTTCAATCTGAAACCTCTAATTATAGATGGAGGGATCATATCTATCTTTATAATCTATCGTGATCCCTTTTCAAAACCTAATGTTTAGAAGTTATTATTTGGATAAATATTTTACAACAGTTTAGGAGTAAAAAAGATACTCCAACTTTTAAGATTAACATATAGCTTAAAACTATACAGAATTTATACCTTCTCTGTCCAAAATTAATGTTTTGATTTTCTTATGAATTTTTATAAAAAAGTACTCACTACTATATGAGATTTGACTATCAAACTAATTCATAATGGTCATTTTGACAACTTTATCAAGCTTGACTATCAAAACATAATGAAATCTATTAAAAGGGGATTGTCACGGTCAAATGACATTAGTCTTGCAGCAAAAAGGTCATTTATCATACTTGTATTATTGTCAAAATAAATCAGCAAATGTGGTCAACTATTCGCTAAGTTGTTCAAATCAACTTATTTGAGAATTACTTATTTATTAAAAGTGTTTTGTGAACAAAATATTTTGAGAGTATAACAGGTTGTGTTcgatattttttttcaaaaaaaaaaaaaaaaaactgctagtATCAAATTACTGAAAAGGATTTTactattaattttatttttgtacATTTAAATTTATTATGATATAAATAATCTTATCCTAAAAATATCAAAAGTAATTGCTCCTGGAAAAAGTCAAAATTTTCAGCTTATCCACAAAAGCTGAAAAAACAGCAATTGTTACCATTTAAAAACACCTTTTTTCATAAAAACAAACATCTTTATTCTTTAAATTAAGTGTTTCTTTTTTTACATTAAGATTGTGGAGTACTACTTTTTAAAAAGTTTGAGGAAACAGTCTATTGGAATATCTAAATTAGGAAATTACTCTTGAAAAGTAAAATTAAAGTGGAGTAATGCTCTCAAATTTAGCCATTTACCTCTCAACACACAATATCTCTCTCTCTTTCTGACTGACAAACAAAAACACGTTTTCAATAGTCTCTCTCAAGATCCAACTTCCTCGTGTTTGCAGTCCTTATCCTATTTTAGtatattttctcatttttttaataaattatCTTTTTTAAAAAgccttttcttatttttttttctttctaaaatccCTCAACTCTTAATCTTGTTTTATCaactaaaataaaataacctCGTATACTTTTTGAACTGATAATATAGTTACTCTCtgtgtcctaatttatgtgacacactttttTTTAGTGTATTTCAAAAAAGAATGTCGCATTtgtatatttagaaacaatttaactttatgaaatgatttacatttACACATTTATCTAAAATTTATTTTGAACTACAAAATTCAacattcttcctttcttttttaaactccgtgtcaagtcaaatagtgtcacataaattgagacatagagaataatatatatatatatataaaattacaGTAACCCATCATTGTTTTTCATGTAAGTAACAATAAAGTTTATTTTCCtaataaaaaaaagtatttttatttcttaatccATTCCAAATTGAAGCATAATTGATATTTATTATAATAATCCTTGTTTTTAGTTGATTAAAATCAGTACTCAATATTAACTCCAGTCAAGGAATTAAGGAGCTGTTATATTAGAGgtaattcttttttattttgttattcttTTCTTAAGGCTGGGGCTTTCTTGTTGTGTAATGTACATCACGTAGTATGGTTAGTGGAAAAACCTGAAACCCATGAagaaataatatatatttatatatatataggataaaaaaattaaaaaaagaaatctTTGCTTTCTTTTTGGGGATTTCTTGTTTTTATTCACAATTCGTTATTCTTGTCAATGAAACTAcaaatattttttaatataatttaaTTTGACAGTTCTTTCATATTCTTATTCTTTTTTGGGTAAGTTTTTAACTCTTTCTTAAATTTACCAAGTCTTCCAAGATTTGATTTTTACCCATTGATTTTATCTCCTTATTAAAACAAAGTAAAAAGATTGATCATTTTTCTATTTTTAGAATATAATTTGGTGAAATTTGAGGTCAGAATAGTTTGTTCTGATTCTGTCAGTATTGTAATGGTACAAGAATTTGCTTACGTGAATCATTGAATAAAGAGAAGGTTAAATTTGGTATACAATTGCTtctttgtttttatttatttatttatttttctttttggggTTTTCTGTTACATATATTTCTCTGGTTTTAGTTTTCAGTTTTTTGCTGTTGAGGTTTTCATGCATATAATATATTCAAGAATTCTGTTGTTATAATGGATTTTGACTGATATGGTTATCTCTGCAGGTGTGGTAAATTTAGGGTTGAATGGTATTAAGTCAGTGATCACAGTTTCAGTTAACTCAATTTCTCCATGATCTTGGAGGTAAAAAAGCTTGAATCTTTTGTATTGAATTTGCCATTGTCTAATTGTGTCCAGTTTATATTGCATTGTAATATTTACAATATACCTTTTCCTGATATCCacagaaaagtttttttttttttttttggggggggtgaGGGCGGGGGTGGATATTTTTGCTTTGAACAACTGTAGATATCATGAGCATGGCTTCCATTTAGCTATTTTTTGCTTCATATGCGAAAACTGACTTTGATGCATGTCGTGTCCTCTGACGAATTTAATTGAGTGTATGGATTCTGGCCTCAACAATCCCGATTAGGTGAGAGTTAAACGTTTTAATGCAATGTTGTTGCTTCGCTATCCTAATTGCAATTTAATTGGGCGTATGGAGTCTAGCCTCTACAATCCCGATTAGGTGAGAGTTGATCGTTTTAATGCGACGGTTTTGGTTTTCTATCCTAGGTGCCTTCCTTAGGAACCCGAGGGCGGTGAGAGATCGGGATTAGCTTAGTAAGAATTAATTCATTAATCTGATTCGGCAGGAGCTGTAATCACTAATTATTGTAGCTAAACTGCATAAGGTTAGCACTAAAGATTCGGAGGATTTGGAATTCACTTCTAAACGCATTAATGGTGTTGATAAGGCTTAGAATTTCCGTTCTGTAAGTCCGTGTTTCCATTGGATCGCTGGACAGCAGAGCTCGAAAATTGCAGACCCTTTGTTGGATATAACTGTATTTGATGAAAATAGACTGTTTTTTTAGTGTATCGAAATCGTCTTCCTTTTCTGAGACTAAATTAGGCTATAAACATGCTCGGAACGTATTCGGAAATCTAACCTCGTTCGTGCCAACTTTTGGAACGAGGTATGTTGTTAATCCAAGTACAAATGTAGCTTTAGTCTCTTTAATTTTGGAATTATCTCCAGTTATCTTTTTTTAACAATTCCTGCCTCAAAATGTTGATAGATAAATGAAAGCCTTTATTGGCTATTAAATTAGTGCAAACTCTGATTTAATCGGTGCCTAGGCATATTTAGGAAGGTCACCattaaaatttgaaaaacttGGTCAACACATTGATATAAAGGGAACATACAGGGAAGGCCCGCGTGGCACATGCCAATCCAAGCTACCTGCACGGCCGTTCTTCCTTTGAATGGCCCGGGGGGTGGGGGTTGCAAAGATTGACTTTGATGCATGTTGTGTCCTCTGAAGAATTTAATTGAGTGTAGGGATTCTAGCCTCAACAATCCCGATTAGGTGAGAGTTAATGCAACGGTTTTGCTTCTCTGTCCTAAGTGCAATTTAATTGAGTGAATGGATTCTAGCCTCAATAATCCTGACTGGGTGAGAGTTAAATGTTTTAATGCAACAGAACTCTGATTTAATCGGTGCCTAGGCATATTGGGGAAGATCACCATTAAATTTAGAAAAACTTGGTCAACACATTGATATAAAGGGAACGCACAGGGAAGGCCCGTGTGGCACACGACCAATGCACGCTACCTGCACGGCCAGGCTTATTCCCGGAAAACCATTTTGCATTTTGAGAAATTTTCAGGATCTTGAATTACCTAGGGAAATTAGTGCTGCATGCATTGAATAGAGTTGTTTTCTGTTCCACTACCTGTCTATTTAAGTCAGCGGTAATCTTTGGAAGATACTCAGCAAATGGTCATTTATACAAATTTGCCTTTCATTCTTTCTAACTTCGTTGTTTCAATTCGTTGGCAGTTGAACATTTTTATCTGTATCATCAATACAGATTTCTGCAGTCCAGAAACGGCGGATTTATCTTCACCGCGAGGCCTATATATTGAAGAGAGAGCCCACCAGTTCAATAAGCATCGATCATTTTTAAGATCTCTGACAAGGTGAAGGTTATATACTATCCTTCAGGCATAAAATTAGGGGTACTTGTGCTCCAGGGCGCAATCTGAAAAAAGAAACATGAAGGTTTGAAGCTCGGCTTTTCATTTATAACTTGTTTGTGCATTTTGATTATTTTGAAGTGTTATTTTCTTTCCCATAGCGATCTTGTTCTTGGATATGTTATGTGGCCTTTACCTTATATGCTCAGTTTAGATCCGCACTTTTGTGATTGAGTGATTTGTAAAGaaacagaaaaggaaaaaaaaagaaaaagaaaaaagaaatggaCATTTCGATGGGCCTCTACACGCTTCGTCAGGATCCCATCTTGAACTAATGGGGATGTTGAAGAGTCCCACATTGGATAAAAAAGGGATGGATGACTCGGTCGGTCTGATCCCAATTTTTTTTGGATAAAACCGACTGAGTtcggccctttttttttttttgataaaccGACCGAGCTCAGTCGATTTGACCGGAGTTTCGACCAAAAATCGACCGAGCTTGGTTGGTTTttgaaatattttatttttatttttaaacaaaaCCGACCGAGCCTGGTCGGTTTTATTAAACTTTTCGCAAAATATTTAAACGACCGAGCTCGGTTagctttatttaaaaaaaaatgggatcAAACGGACCGAGTCGGTCGGTTTTTCGGTCGATTTTTTTGGTTGGTTTTTGCCGTGTTTTTAGTAGTGTCTTTTGGTAGTCACCGTTAGTTTTTAAGTCCATTTTGTTAGTTGGACCAGAAGTCCTTTAATTTAGCAAACTTAAGGGACTAAAGATGGTCAGGGTTGTAACAAAAAtaaacctactcccatagattaGGGACAAGTTTGGCTAAAAACTCAATATTTTAGGCTGGGTGTCTGACTGATAAAATGTACACTGGTATATCCATTATCGTTCTTTTGCACTCGTCCTACGT
Above is a genomic segment from Lycium barbarum isolate Lr01 chromosome 12, ASM1917538v2, whole genome shotgun sequence containing:
- the LOC132624469 gene encoding uncharacterized protein LOC132624469 → MDFIVGPSQPAFIEGRNTLDNVIVAHELIKGYNNKGVSPRCIIKVDIRKAYDSVEWPFLKMVLLEFGIPYKLVELIMRCVSTVNYSLLLNGGLTPSFQAKKGLRADSHYIQMMLQCFEHFSEISRLKANMEKSCLYIARVTPDFISDLIDKFHFTVGEIPFKYLGVPLSSRKLIIGQCMPLVEKIAARVKKALVSWETLCKPKSAGGLNILDFYTWNKAAISKLLWAVAMKKDKFWVLWIHSYYIKGKRMEDMVIPKQSSWIVRKILAARGWFSTVIESQEHLFFDRGYSQHICAALLQWVGLNRRIGHWHNEVEWLEKKVRSKRPWNATLVFLFAATVYQV